One genomic window of Desulfurococcus mucosus DSM 2162 includes the following:
- a CDS encoding Na+/H+ antiporter subunit E, which yields MKAARIAVVSALSFITYIVFSGSIQPYDLVTGVVVALVTGVLFANITVSEPWKVLNPARWFWLLRYAVRYFTIDETKAHIDVIKRILHPKTPVNPAIVKVPYEAVSDYTVASIANSITNTPGTVVVEVREDEKAFYVHWIDAKTIEPAEAKKEISLVFEEYSRKIFE from the coding sequence GTGAAAGCTGCAAGAATAGCAGTGGTCTCGGCACTGTCTTTCATAACATACATAGTGTTCTCGGGAAGCATACAGCCCTACGACCTGGTGACAGGTGTAGTGGTGGCATTAGTGACCGGGGTACTCTTCGCCAACATAACGGTCTCTGAGCCGTGGAAGGTCCTGAACCCGGCTAGGTGGTTCTGGCTATTGAGGTATGCTGTAAGGTATTTCACCATTGATGAGACGAAGGCTCACATAGATGTAATAAAGAGGATACTGCACCCGAAGACCCCTGTAAACCCGGCGATAGTCAAGGTACCGTATGAGGCTGTATCAGACTACACAGTGGCATCGATAGCTAACTCCATAACTAACACGCCGGGTACAGTCGTGGTTGAAGTCAGGGAGGATGAGAAGGCTTTCTACGTGCACTGGATCGATGCTAAAACCATTGAGCCCGCTGAGGCGAAGAAGGAGATATCCCTTGTGTTCGAGGAGTACTCTCGTAAAATATTCGAGTAA
- a CDS encoding Na+/H+ antiporter subunit C, giving the protein MSEYIVNYLFALTLFSLIFNFAISLYGLFFKSHYIKKVIALTIFSDTINAFAIYLGYRKWVDGVNPRPPVLVTEPTPSALKEFVARAVDPLPQALVLTAVVIGLAVTLFLVFLGYQLYKHYHTLDMREIRRLRG; this is encoded by the coding sequence GTGAGTGAGTATATAGTGAACTACTTGTTCGCACTCACGCTTTTCTCCCTGATATTCAACTTCGCGATATCCCTGTACGGGCTATTCTTCAAGTCACACTACATTAAGAAGGTGATAGCGTTAACCATTTTCTCAGACACAATAAACGCCTTCGCAATATACCTCGGCTACAGGAAATGGGTTGACGGAGTAAACCCTCGTCCACCAGTACTGGTGACAGAGCCTACTCCAAGCGCGTTGAAAGAGTTCGTGGCGAGAGCCGTGGATCCATTGCCTCAAGCACTCGTCTTAACAGCCGTGGTGATAGGGTTGGCTGTAACACTCTTCCTAGTCTTCCTCGGCTACCAGCTATACAAGCACTACCATACGCTCGACATGAGGGAGATAAGGAGGCTCAGGGGGTGA
- a CDS encoding Na(+)/H(+) antiporter subunit B: MGNLIQLAIILTILFGLSLLAGIAWQWFTPGEWFKCPLEGICLPYFYLWTTYNPQLPSYTVNSPEAVTAIVWDYRGLDTLFETSVFYLALVAGIALARGIRYRLPSGGDRGLSVIVKTVSKLTLPMIITVGASIGLHGHLTPGGGFQGGATAAVAPMVAIIVFSVAFLVERGLSKENMLVLRSIGLTGIGLTAVLLFFVGLLYGVNAYVFQNMAKPFSPVSFPWEVNGALISGTLWFFNLFEFIAVTAGFTIAFMLLAMPEDSVEGGSGE; the protein is encoded by the coding sequence ATGGGGAACCTTATACAACTGGCGATAATTCTGACCATACTCTTCGGGCTCAGCCTCCTAGCCGGCATTGCATGGCAGTGGTTCACGCCTGGTGAATGGTTCAAGTGCCCGTTGGAAGGGATATGCCTCCCCTACTTCTATCTCTGGACAACGTATAACCCTCAGTTGCCCAGCTACACTGTTAACTCACCTGAGGCTGTGACAGCTATAGTATGGGACTACCGTGGGCTCGACACTTTGTTCGAGACATCGGTCTTCTACCTGGCACTTGTAGCCGGGATAGCCTTAGCGAGGGGCATCAGGTACAGGCTGCCATCCGGCGGGGACCGTGGGCTCTCGGTGATCGTTAAAACGGTCTCCAAGCTAACCCTGCCAATGATAATAACGGTCGGGGCCTCAATAGGCCTCCACGGGCATTTGACGCCGGGCGGAGGCTTCCAGGGCGGTGCAACGGCTGCTGTGGCTCCAATGGTAGCCATAATAGTCTTCTCAGTGGCGTTTCTCGTGGAACGCGGGCTCAGCAAGGAGAACATGCTGGTGTTAAGGAGTATTGGGCTCACAGGAATAGGATTAACAGCTGTGCTCCTCTTCTTCGTCGGGCTATTATACGGCGTTAACGCGTATGTCTTCCAGAATATGGCTAAGCCGTTTTCACCCGTGAGCTTCCCATGGGAGGTTAATGGAGCACTTATAAGTGGCACTCTATGGTTCTTCAACCTCTTCGAATTCATTGCTGTAACCGCTGGGTTCACAATAGCATTCATGCTTCTAGCCATGCCGGAGGACTCTGTGGAGGGTGGTTCAGGTGAGTGA
- a CDS encoding Na(+)/H(+) antiporter subunit B produces the protein MITAELAIYILMAASSVASTIAVYFAIVEKDLVKSVIYSAIQSGFYTILFYLLMAPDIVLVYLPVSVGLIPGVLLLLISKTERRERE, from the coding sequence TTGATTACAGCTGAGCTGGCAATATACATCCTGATGGCGGCCTCAAGCGTTGCATCAACGATAGCCGTCTACTTTGCCATAGTTGAGAAAGACCTTGTTAAATCGGTGATTTACAGTGCTATTCAGAGCGGCTTCTACACTATACTTTTCTACCTCTTAATGGCACCCGACATAGTGCTCGTCTACTTGCCCGTCTCAGTCGGGTTGATTCCGGGAGTGCTCCTGTTGCTAATTAGTAAGACGGAGAGGAGGGAGAGGGAGTAG
- the mnhG gene encoding monovalent cation/H(+) antiporter subunit G — MIGLLLEYIGVALLSLGAVASLIGAIGMHRFRNFYLRLHAATVSTIWGGVYPIVGASLLAITMPELGVYRWFMAGAGFVTAFIVLILAPAGSHALARAVHRSGISRVEPCIHDALNEDMCVKG, encoded by the coding sequence GTGATCGGGCTCCTACTGGAATATATTGGTGTAGCACTACTCTCTCTAGGTGCTGTTGCATCCCTTATAGGTGCGATCGGTATGCACAGGTTCAGGAACTTCTACTTAAGGCTCCATGCTGCAACCGTTTCAACCATATGGGGAGGAGTATACCCTATAGTTGGAGCATCACTGCTGGCGATCACTATGCCTGAGCTCGGGGTCTACCGGTGGTTCATGGCTGGCGCCGGCTTCGTGACTGCTTTCATAGTACTGATACTCGCCCCGGCTGGCTCCCATGCATTGGCTCGTGCCGTACACAGGTCAGGGATTTCAAGGGTTGAGCCATGCATTCATGACGCGCTCAACGAGGACATGTGTGTTAAGGGGTGA
- a CDS encoding monovalent cation/H+ antiporter complex subunit F — protein sequence MIVDIVVPVTILVYALSIIIVFVRALKGPTIGDQVLAIDVMTYATVTLMVLIAIYLREAILVVVAIPLALWVYALDIYVAKYLEKKEMGG from the coding sequence ATGATAGTAGACATAGTTGTCCCAGTAACGATACTCGTGTACGCTCTCTCAATAATAATAGTCTTCGTGAGGGCGCTGAAGGGTCCCACCATAGGCGATCAGGTGCTGGCCATAGATGTCATGACGTATGCAACCGTCACATTAATGGTTCTAATAGCCATATACCTGCGGGAGGCCATACTTGTCGTGGTTGCAATACCCCTCGCTCTATGGGTTTACGCTCTCGACATATATGTCGCTAAATACCTGGAGAAAAAGGAGATGGGTGGGTGA
- a CDS encoding 4Fe-4S binding protein, with amino-acid sequence MGKPKILGLAVSNLASKPATIEYPKEPTPVEEDFRGRHYADLSKCTGCSLCSIECPADAIKMTPIPEGYDVPKSNPRRIYPLIDYGKCVYCYRCISVCPFNAYIHTNEYRLADHVISDSSGLSLSTLGKGGVK; translated from the coding sequence ATGGGTAAGCCGAAGATACTCGGTTTAGCGGTTTCCAACCTGGCCAGTAAGCCTGCCACCATAGAGTACCCTAAGGAGCCTACTCCCGTGGAGGAGGACTTCAGAGGGAGGCATTACGCCGACCTCAGTAAGTGTACTGGTTGCTCTCTTTGCTCTATAGAGTGTCCGGCTGACGCGATAAAGATGACGCCTATACCCGAGGGGTATGATGTACCCAAGTCTAATCCCCGGAGAATATACCCGTTGATAGATTACGGTAAATGCGTATACTGCTACCGCTGTATATCGGTGTGCCCGTTCAACGCGTACATCCATACCAATGAGTACAGGCTGGCCGACCATGTTATCAGCGACTCCTCAGGGCTCAGTCTCTCCACTCTTGGGAAGGGTGGTGTTAAATGA
- a CDS encoding NADH-quinone oxidoreductase subunit D, with protein sequence MGVSKVIEVPFTLELPVGPQHPALHEPLLLKAYADGEEIVRVDVNTGYNHRGIEKLCERNSFYKDIFIVGRVCGICNAVHTNVYVRALEAILGVTPNRRAKYLRVLAMELERIHSHMLINAVMAENIGFENLFMNIMLDRERVMKAKEIVTGGRVLADYMMVGGVRRDIDDVKRDRLRKLLTELKPRVEYYRKVFEEDETILKRLVGVGRLKPVDVTSHGLLGPVARASGVKIDARASDKYDAYDEVSFNVVTRTEGDSWARMMVRWDETLESIEMALFILDKLPSDGSPVPDEKKLPRKFPPGEAYTRVEAQRGELAYYVMSDGKGMNPYRVKIRTPSVNNIINTGFLYVGYTIPDLPVILTSLDPCVSCMERVTVVDLEKNSVYRVSMKELSGGGKWVSRRYSV encoded by the coding sequence ATGGGTGTGTCAAAGGTTATCGAGGTGCCGTTCACACTGGAGCTCCCAGTGGGTCCACAGCACCCTGCCCTCCACGAGCCACTGCTCTTAAAGGCCTATGCGGATGGCGAGGAAATAGTCAGGGTCGACGTCAACACCGGGTACAACCATAGGGGTATAGAGAAGCTTTGCGAGAGGAACAGCTTCTACAAGGACATATTCATCGTGGGAAGGGTCTGCGGCATATGTAACGCTGTTCACACAAATGTCTATGTTAGGGCGCTTGAAGCAATACTGGGTGTAACGCCTAACAGGAGGGCTAAGTACCTTAGGGTTCTAGCCATGGAGCTCGAACGTATACATAGCCACATGCTGATAAACGCTGTAATGGCTGAGAACATAGGCTTCGAGAACCTCTTCATGAACATAATGCTTGACCGTGAAAGAGTAATGAAGGCGAAGGAGATAGTGACCGGTGGCAGAGTCCTAGCTGACTACATGATGGTTGGGGGAGTTAGAAGGGATATAGACGATGTTAAAAGAGATAGATTGAGAAAGCTGCTCACCGAGCTGAAGCCCCGGGTCGAGTACTATAGGAAGGTGTTCGAGGAGGATGAAACAATACTGAAAAGACTTGTGGGAGTCGGCAGGCTTAAACCAGTTGATGTCACAAGCCATGGATTACTCGGCCCGGTGGCAAGGGCATCAGGCGTCAAGATAGATGCCAGGGCTAGTGACAAATACGACGCGTATGACGAGGTATCCTTCAACGTGGTTACTAGGACAGAGGGTGACTCCTGGGCTAGGATGATGGTTAGATGGGATGAGACGCTGGAATCCATAGAGATGGCTCTCTTCATACTTGATAAACTCCCAAGTGACGGTAGCCCGGTTCCAGACGAGAAGAAGCTGCCGAGGAAGTTCCCGCCCGGCGAGGCCTATACGAGGGTCGAGGCGCAGAGAGGTGAATTAGCCTACTATGTGATGAGTGATGGCAAGGGGATGAACCCCTATAGGGTTAAAATAAGGACTCCAAGCGTCAACAACATAATAAACACCGGCTTCCTTTATGTTGGCTACACCATCCCGGATCTCCCCGTCATACTTACATCACTGGATCCATGTGTTTCATGCATGGAGAGGGTCACGGTAGTGGATCTCGAGAAGAATAGTGTTTACAGGGTGTCGATGAAAGAGCTGAGTGGTGGGGGTAAATGGGTAAGCCGAAGATACTCGGTTTAG
- a CDS encoding NADH-quinone oxidoreductase subunit C — protein sequence MTTGAGERLSFMDKYVVEKGVVKPGRTLLVVKPENVKQVFAEMLEKIGRENMYLSTIVATDMKDEGRIRLDYYVVLLPEEETIVIRTHLPRDNPVVDSIIDVIPGALAGECEAHDLLGVVFQGNPFLRRGFFVPRDLVEQGKYPLRKDSGV from the coding sequence TTGACGACGGGTGCAGGGGAGAGGCTTAGCTTCATGGATAAATATGTCGTGGAGAAGGGTGTTGTCAAACCAGGTAGAACACTCCTAGTGGTGAAGCCTGAGAACGTGAAACAAGTGTTCGCGGAGATGCTGGAGAAAATCGGCAGGGAGAACATGTATCTCTCAACGATAGTCGCCACCGATATGAAGGATGAGGGGAGAATACGCTTAGACTACTACGTGGTTCTACTCCCGGAGGAGGAAACCATAGTTATAAGGACACACTTACCCAGGGATAACCCAGTGGTGGACTCGATAATAGACGTGATACCCGGGGCCCTGGCCGGTGAGTGCGAGGCCCACGATCTGTTGGGAGTAGTATTCCAGGGCAATCCATTCCTTAGGCGCGGCTTCTTTGTGCCACGCGACCTCGTCGAGCAGGGCAAGTACCCGTTGAGGAAGGATAGCGGGGTGTAG
- a CDS encoding NADH-quinone oxidoreductase subunit B family protein produces MSSGRAEEKESRREYKVIRYSPWLVHFNTGACNGCDIEVLAAITPLYDPERFGVRLAPSIRHGDILVVTGAVTKKSGERLKRLYEQMPCPKFVIAVGACACSGGVFSKSYTVLAGADKVVPVSMYIPGCPPRPEAILDGIVKLLKRVEGGEAVDDGCRGEA; encoded by the coding sequence TTGAGCAGTGGAAGAGCCGAGGAGAAGGAGTCGAGGAGGGAGTACAAGGTAATCCGGTACAGTCCATGGCTAGTCCACTTCAACACCGGTGCATGCAATGGATGCGACATAGAGGTCTTAGCCGCTATAACACCTCTCTACGACCCCGAGAGGTTCGGGGTGAGGCTGGCGCCAAGCATAAGGCACGGAGACATCCTGGTTGTAACTGGGGCTGTAACCAAGAAGTCCGGGGAAAGGCTTAAAAGACTCTACGAACAGATGCCATGCCCTAAATTCGTGATCGCTGTAGGTGCATGTGCGTGCAGTGGCGGCGTGTTCTCTAAGTCCTACACGGTTCTAGCCGGAGCAGACAAGGTTGTACCCGTATCAATGTATATACCTGGATGCCCTCCGCGCCCCGAGGCCATCCTAGACGGCATCGTGAAGCTTCTGAAAAGAGTAGAGGGAGGGGAGGCGGTTGACGACGGGTGCAGGGGAGAGGCTTAG
- the hypF gene encoding carbamoyltransferase HypF has translation MRALRIVVTGLVQGVGFRPFIDRLVRQIGLNGFVRNVGGSEVEIWVEGDEEGLYEFLAALFNEKPPPALIDEVVFEEESPLGYNGFTILKSGESRILRSNIPPDFAVCKHCLEEVLDPSNRRYMYPFNSCAWCGPRFSMMYRSPYDRENTSMAKYVLCEDCMREYRDPSNVRRHHAQGISCPRDGPRLTLYDRGFTRIDVGDPLVEAARLIDEGYIVAVKGLGGYHIASLATDDDVVQRLRERKRRPRKPFAVMGLDTSILELLVYMDEADREVLESPQAPILLLPKREDSPVSRLVSPGLSHEGVFIAYTPLHFILLMHTRDKFLVMTSGNVSGEPMCRDDECARSKLSQIVDFFLVHDRDIVNRVDDSVLRKTGGEYVLLRRSRGFAPAWIKIPVRLEREVVAFGGDLNNTGGVGFEDKVVLTQYIGDLESYNAQVELLNAIEYMVRNYGVSLRDSVIVVDKHPLYHSRRLGVEYAERHGIPVVEVQHHYAHVLGAAIDRGLSGRVAGLAVDGVGWGDDSTVWGGEILVFDAGKPGAYRRVASIDHIPLTSDKDTLKPARLVYGYLARKGWNLDEVVKVVGVRDPRVLSEARVVFRMVDLGRYTLASSTGRLIDMVAALLNPSIERSFEGEPAIWLESLAHSGTPRLLEGVRFFIDDGVMRLDYYGLVTNIIEMRGAVEPGVLAASFLYSLGYYYGELIAGTVKGEGVSSVVVSGGAAVNEYLYKGLKERLTLEGLEPLLPRNIPPGDGGLSFGQVVAGGLIRLT, from the coding sequence ATGAGGGCGCTCAGGATAGTGGTAACCGGGCTAGTCCAGGGAGTTGGTTTCAGACCCTTCATAGACAGGCTGGTTAGGCAAATCGGTTTAAATGGCTTCGTGAGGAATGTCGGGGGCAGCGAGGTGGAGATATGGGTTGAAGGAGATGAGGAGGGGCTCTACGAGTTTCTCGCAGCACTCTTCAATGAGAAGCCGCCGCCAGCCCTGATAGACGAGGTGGTTTTCGAGGAGGAATCACCGCTGGGCTACAATGGTTTCACAATCCTGAAGAGCGGTGAGTCAAGGATCCTGAGGTCGAATATACCGCCTGACTTCGCCGTTTGCAAGCACTGCCTAGAGGAGGTATTAGACCCCTCTAATAGGAGATACATGTACCCCTTCAACTCGTGTGCCTGGTGCGGCCCCCGCTTCTCAATGATGTATAGGTCGCCCTATGATCGTGAGAACACGAGCATGGCCAAGTATGTGCTCTGCGAGGACTGTATGAGAGAATACCGTGATCCAAGCAACGTTAGAAGGCATCATGCACAAGGCATAAGCTGCCCTAGGGACGGCCCCAGGCTAACGCTCTACGATAGAGGTTTCACCCGGATCGACGTAGGCGACCCACTGGTGGAGGCTGCAAGATTAATCGACGAGGGATACATAGTAGCTGTAAAGGGGCTGGGCGGCTACCATATAGCATCCCTGGCGACAGATGACGACGTGGTTCAACGCCTAAGGGAGAGGAAGAGGAGGCCTAGGAAACCATTCGCTGTAATGGGGCTTGACACAAGCATTCTTGAGCTACTTGTCTACATGGATGAAGCCGATAGAGAGGTGCTTGAATCCCCTCAGGCACCGATACTCCTCCTCCCGAAGCGGGAGGACTCACCGGTATCAAGGCTTGTCTCGCCTGGTCTAAGCCATGAGGGCGTCTTCATCGCCTACACTCCTCTACATTTCATTCTCTTAATGCATACACGGGACAAGTTCCTCGTGATGACCAGCGGCAATGTCTCGGGCGAACCCATGTGTCGCGACGATGAGTGTGCTAGAAGCAAGCTTTCACAGATAGTCGACTTCTTCCTTGTGCACGACAGGGATATAGTTAACAGGGTTGACGATAGTGTTCTCCGCAAGACCGGTGGGGAATATGTTCTACTAAGGAGATCCCGTGGCTTCGCACCAGCGTGGATAAAGATCCCTGTGAGACTGGAGAGGGAGGTAGTAGCGTTTGGAGGAGACCTCAATAACACCGGGGGCGTCGGCTTCGAGGATAAGGTGGTCTTGACACAGTACATAGGAGACCTCGAGAGCTATAATGCCCAGGTAGAATTGTTGAACGCGATCGAATACATGGTGAGAAACTACGGTGTCTCTCTAAGGGACTCAGTAATAGTTGTCGACAAGCACCCGCTCTACCACTCTCGTAGGCTCGGGGTAGAGTACGCTGAGAGACACGGGATCCCCGTGGTTGAAGTACAACACCACTACGCGCATGTCCTAGGTGCGGCGATCGACAGGGGTCTAAGCGGTCGAGTAGCAGGCTTAGCTGTGGATGGAGTTGGATGGGGCGATGACTCAACCGTGTGGGGTGGAGAGATCCTGGTCTTCGACGCAGGGAAGCCGGGTGCTTACAGAAGGGTAGCGTCGATAGACCACATACCGTTGACCAGCGATAAGGATACTTTGAAGCCTGCGAGACTCGTCTACGGATACCTTGCCAGGAAAGGCTGGAACCTAGATGAAGTGGTGAAAGTGGTTGGGGTCAGGGATCCCAGGGTTCTCTCAGAGGCGCGGGTAGTCTTCAGGATGGTTGACCTCGGCAGGTACACGCTGGCTTCCAGCACCGGGCGACTCATAGATATGGTGGCAGCGCTGCTCAATCCATCAATAGAGAGGAGCTTCGAAGGGGAGCCGGCCATATGGTTGGAGTCCCTTGCACATAGCGGTACACCCAGGCTACTTGAAGGCGTACGCTTCTTCATCGATGACGGTGTGATGCGCCTAGACTACTATGGCTTAGTGACAAATATAATTGAGATGAGGGGGGCTGTGGAGCCAGGCGTCCTCGCAGCGTCATTCCTCTACAGCCTAGGCTACTACTACGGGGAACTCATAGCTGGAACCGTTAAGGGTGAAGGGGTCTCCAGTGTAGTGGTATCGGGTGGCGCAGCCGTCAACGAGTACCTCTACAAGGGGTTGAAGGAGAGGTTGACCCTGGAGGGGTTGGAGCCATTGCTACCGCGCAATATCCCGCCTGGTGATGGAGGCCTTTCCTTCGGCCAGGTTGTTGCCGGTGGTTTAATTAGGTTAACCTAA
- a CDS encoding HypC/HybG/HupF family hydrogenase formation chaperone yields the protein MCLGVPGEVLSVDEDKGLRILKVKVGGVVRQVISALEDVKPGDYVIVHAGVAIGRINKEEAEETMRLLMEISSTK from the coding sequence ATGTGCCTCGGGGTGCCTGGAGAGGTTCTAAGCGTGGATGAAGACAAAGGGCTACGGATCCTTAAGGTTAAGGTCGGCGGTGTGGTTCGCCAAGTCATATCGGCACTGGAAGACGTGAAGCCAGGGGACTACGTCATAGTCCACGCCGGTGTAGCCATAGGTAGGATCAACAAGGAGGAGGCCGAGGAGACGATGAGGCTCCTAATGGAGATAAGCAGCACCAAGTAA
- the hypE gene encoding hydrogenase expression/formation protein HypE: MEGGVVTTLHGAGGAESWVIVEKLIRGKVPGNLWRVLGGVGLDALDDGSYIVVGDSFIVFTSDSYTVKPIFFPGGDIGGLAASGVLNDLVMMGARPVAFMDNIVVEEGFPLRDLEAVVGSMVKTLVDNNVALIGGDFKVMPRGEVDGIVISGFAIGVSVKPPIVDSVKPGDKIVVTNYIAEHGATILAAQLGMLEDAKGLRSDAKPLVKTILPVLEKYRDGVNAARDPTRGGLAATLNEWARSSGLTIIVDRGSIPVRIEVAEFLEMLGVDPLTLASEGVAVLSVRSSIVDDVVEELRRNGENPSVIGEVVEPRSSELAGKVLAVTEVGGLTMIPPNAYNLPRIC, from the coding sequence ATGGAGGGCGGCGTGGTTACAACGCTCCACGGGGCCGGCGGGGCTGAGTCATGGGTGATCGTGGAGAAATTGATCCGTGGGAAAGTCCCAGGCAACCTCTGGAGGGTTCTCGGGGGAGTAGGCCTCGACGCCCTTGACGACGGCTCCTACATAGTGGTTGGAGACAGCTTCATAGTGTTCACAAGTGACTCCTACACGGTTAAACCCATTTTCTTTCCAGGTGGAGACATAGGTGGTTTAGCCGCTTCAGGAGTCTTAAACGACTTAGTAATGATGGGTGCACGCCCAGTAGCCTTCATGGACAACATAGTTGTCGAGGAGGGTTTCCCGCTAAGGGATCTAGAGGCAGTAGTCGGCTCAATGGTGAAAACACTGGTAGACAACAATGTTGCACTAATAGGCGGAGACTTCAAGGTCATGCCGAGAGGCGAGGTCGACGGAATAGTGATCTCCGGGTTCGCCATAGGGGTGTCCGTCAAACCCCCCATAGTCGACTCCGTGAAGCCAGGCGACAAGATAGTGGTCACGAACTACATAGCTGAGCACGGTGCAACAATACTGGCCGCCCAGCTAGGCATGCTAGAGGATGCAAAAGGGCTTAGAAGCGATGCAAAACCCCTTGTTAAAACGATTCTACCCGTGCTCGAGAAGTACAGGGACGGCGTCAACGCAGCCAGGGATCCGACGCGGGGAGGGCTCGCAGCAACCCTGAATGAATGGGCCCGTAGCAGCGGGCTCACAATAATTGTGGACAGAGGCAGCATACCGGTGAGAATCGAGGTGGCGGAGTTCCTCGAGATGCTGGGCGTAGACCCCTTAACCCTGGCATCGGAAGGGGTTGCAGTGCTGAGCGTGAGGAGCAGTATCGTAGATGATGTGGTTGAAGAGCTACGTAGAAACGGGGAGAACCCCTCCGTCATCGGGGAGGTTGTGGAACCCCGCTCCAGTGAACTGGCTGGAAAGGTCCTGGCTGTCACAGAGGTAGGCGGCTTAACCATGATCCCTCCTAACGCATACAACCTACCACGCATATGCTAG
- a CDS encoding dihydropteroate synthase-like protein, with product MKIALLTGRLAGEALRRLVAEVDMPGVEFTVIELPIPVAAMMSSEYLERELPRHMEELRGVDLVIAPGFTSGDLTRVSELVGKPVVKGVRYMYDIPAMIKALLDGVTLSPVNPADDVIALQRAERDKRLLEALKQEAQRHHYFTIGNPYRVYVSHVYPIVLHEIYVTGEGSLDHIVARAVKAVADGADIVVLGFSMGKPQACIREVIAEVKERTRRPVGVDAPDPGLLREAAGWGADLLMSFTYSALKELGEAWFPGDVGVVLVPEPGAGGQDSLRSLLEAYRLALEKGATRIILDPVLSPPLNGLTASLWRYSEVRRMLPGVPLLMGVGNITELMDADSIGVNALLASIGVEIGVEAYLTTEASVKTRGSTRELRRALDMCVIARRESRPPKDLSVSLLLMKDKRRRATSVKPRGVVVHAAERRRTGMDPAGFFKIHVDHESGNIVVEHYKPGGVEPDYTVIGSDPYAILAEIVERRLASMHDHFFYLGYELSKAYIALKTGKEYVQDEDLFHI from the coding sequence TTGAAGATAGCTTTGCTCACGGGTAGACTAGCAGGGGAAGCACTGAGGAGGCTTGTCGCAGAGGTAGACATGCCTGGAGTGGAGTTCACGGTCATAGAGCTCCCGATACCTGTTGCTGCAATGATGAGCAGCGAGTACCTGGAGAGAGAGTTGCCTAGGCACATGGAGGAGCTCCGAGGCGTCGACCTGGTCATTGCCCCTGGATTCACCAGCGGGGATTTAACAAGGGTCTCGGAGCTCGTGGGGAAGCCCGTGGTGAAAGGGGTTAGATACATGTACGATATTCCAGCCATGATCAAGGCCCTCCTCGACGGCGTCACCCTGTCTCCCGTTAACCCGGCTGACGACGTGATAGCTCTTCAACGAGCTGAAAGGGATAAGAGGTTACTGGAGGCCCTTAAGCAGGAGGCCCAGAGACACCACTACTTTACGATAGGCAACCCATACAGGGTCTATGTTAGTCATGTCTATCCAATAGTGCTCCACGAAATATATGTCACCGGGGAGGGGTCCCTCGACCACATTGTAGCGAGGGCTGTGAAAGCCGTTGCCGATGGAGCCGACATAGTGGTACTCGGCTTCAGCATGGGGAAGCCTCAGGCATGCATCAGGGAGGTGATCGCGGAGGTAAAGGAGAGGACCCGTAGACCGGTAGGGGTGGATGCCCCAGACCCAGGCTTACTGAGGGAGGCAGCTGGGTGGGGTGCGGATCTCCTGATGAGCTTCACTTATTCAGCACTGAAAGAGCTCGGGGAAGCCTGGTTCCCCGGCGATGTAGGCGTCGTACTGGTGCCCGAGCCGGGAGCGGGGGGTCAGGATTCATTGAGGAGCCTGCTCGAGGCCTACAGGCTTGCCTTGGAGAAGGGGGCTACTAGAATAATACTGGACCCCGTTCTAAGCCCCCCGCTCAACGGGTTAACTGCTTCCCTATGGAGGTATAGTGAGGTTAGGAGGATGCTTCCAGGCGTTCCCTTATTGATGGGTGTTGGAAACATTACGGAGCTGATGGATGCTGACAGCATCGGTGTCAACGCGCTTCTCGCTTCCATAGGTGTCGAGATAGGTGTTGAAGCATACCTGACAACTGAGGCCAGCGTGAAAACACGGGGCTCCACGAGAGAGTTGAGGAGGGCGCTCGACATGTGCGTGATAGCGCGTAGGGAGTCTAGGCCGCCCAAGGATCTCTCGGTGAGCCTGCTGCTAATGAAGGATAAGCGTAGGAGGGCGACCAGTGTTAAACCACGTGGTGTGGTCGTGCATGCAGCCGAGAGGAGAAGAACCGGGATGGATCCTGCTGGATTCTTCAAGATACATGTGGATCACGAGTCAGGAAACATCGTGGTTGAACACTATAAGCCGGGTGGCGTGGAACCCGATTACACTGTAATCGGGAGCGACCCGTACGCTATACTCGCCGAGATAGTTGAGAGGCGACTGGCATCAATGCATGACCACTTCTTCTACCTAGGCTACGAGTTGAGCAAGGCTTACATAGCGTTGAAGACCGGTAAAGAATACGTGCAGGACGAGGACTTATTCCATATATAA